The following are encoded in a window of Sutcliffiella horikoshii genomic DNA:
- the flhF gene encoding flagellar biosynthesis protein FlhF produces MKKYKAENMQQAMQLVRLELGDDAVILNSKAVKTSRFFGLLSKKGVEVIAAVDEDLSDQTLKTKNIPIQPEGISDSKQKISTPAASRLEQDKLFDSIQEMKKMMKSLTQEKQRDPSLPDFFFHLEEKLLKSEISTLHVEEIMEIIYEKWLENKTMTDKSLLKLLETEVLQSLEEVSFVQDSYEKKFICLVGPTGVGKTTTLAKLAADASLKKGKSIGFITTDTYRIAAIEQLKTYASILDAPIEVCYSAEDFLAAKNKLSHLDVVFIDTAGRNFLNERFVEELKEVLDFKEEMTTFLVLSLTSKMSDMKKITDQFWNVGIHQFIFTKKDETTSIGSMYEISRTYQKGAAFVTDGQNVPEDLIPFTKELMVRTIMEEIGE; encoded by the coding sequence GTGAAAAAATATAAGGCCGAGAATATGCAACAAGCTATGCAACTGGTCCGGCTTGAATTGGGAGATGATGCGGTCATCCTTAATTCCAAAGCAGTTAAAACATCAAGATTTTTTGGGCTCCTTTCCAAAAAGGGAGTGGAAGTGATAGCAGCAGTGGATGAAGATTTATCTGACCAGACGCTGAAAACAAAAAATATCCCAATTCAACCTGAGGGAATTTCAGATTCCAAGCAAAAAATCTCTACTCCAGCAGCCTCAAGACTAGAGCAAGATAAACTTTTTGACAGCATACAAGAAATGAAGAAAATGATGAAAAGCTTAACCCAAGAAAAGCAAAGGGACCCATCGTTGCCGGATTTTTTCTTCCATTTGGAAGAAAAGCTCTTAAAAAGTGAAATTAGCACCCTCCATGTAGAAGAGATAATGGAAATCATTTATGAAAAATGGCTGGAAAATAAAACAATGACAGATAAATCTTTGTTGAAACTGTTGGAAACGGAAGTGCTTCAGTCTTTAGAAGAGGTATCTTTTGTTCAAGATTCTTACGAAAAGAAGTTTATCTGTCTAGTAGGCCCAACAGGAGTCGGTAAAACAACAACATTGGCAAAGCTTGCTGCCGACGCATCCCTTAAAAAGGGGAAATCAATCGGTTTCATTACAACAGATACTTACCGTATCGCTGCAATCGAACAATTAAAAACGTACGCAAGCATTCTAGATGCACCAATTGAAGTTTGTTATTCCGCCGAGGACTTTTTGGCAGCTAAAAACAAGCTGTCCCATTTGGATGTCGTCTTTATCGATACAGCTGGAAGAAATTTTCTAAACGAACGATTTGTAGAAGAATTGAAGGAAGTACTGGATTTTAAAGAGGAAATGACGACTTTCTTGGTTTTATCCCTTACTTCCAAAATGTCTGATATGAAAAAAATAACGGACCAGTTTTGGAATGTGGGAATCCATCAATTCATTTTTACTAAAAAAGACGAAACAACCTCGATTGGTTCGATGTACGAGATATCCAGAACGTATCAAAAAGGTGCTGCGTTTGTAACAGATGGCCAAAATGTTCCTGAGGACCTTATTCCGTTCACGAAAGAACTGATGGTTCGCACGATCATGGAGGAAATTGGGGAATGA